Proteins found in one Aspergillus chevalieri M1 DNA, chromosome 2, nearly complete sequence genomic segment:
- a CDS encoding uncharacterized protein (COG:O;~EggNog:ENOG410PT8R;~InterPro:IPR023112,IPR022706;~PFAM:PF11402;~SECRETED:SignalP(1-18)), whose product MQITSIAIVLFAAMGAVANPIATESDNLDARDVQLSKFGGECSLKHNTCTYLKGGKNHVVNCGSAANKKCKSDRHHCEYDEHHKTVDCQTPV is encoded by the exons ATGCAGATCACCAGCATTGCCATTGTCCTCTTCGCCGCAATGGGCGCGGTTGCCAACCCCATCGCGACCGAGTCGGACAATCTTGATGCCCGAGACGTACAGCTTAGTAAATTCGGAGGA GAATGCAGCTTGAAACACAACACGTGCACATACCTAAAGGGTGGAAAGAACCACGTAGTCAATTGCGGTTCGGCTGCCAACAAGAAG TGCAAGTCTGATCGCCACCACTGTGAATACGATGAGCACCACAAGACGGTTGACTGCCAGACCCCAGTTTGA
- a CDS encoding DUF3632 domain-containing protein (COG:S;~EggNog:ENOG410Q2VN;~InterPro:IPR022085;~PFAM:PF12311), with amino-acid sequence MDHLCDSLLSSLPRDTPSTATIDHARRDQEGTRQSVARGEFKEVRDMAFSNRTWVVTSRYCDIGDGVDSLEGHIHSLWYMYYELGRKISSESPEHEGIVLDILRIQGMGPLTRPARGVYGIDIARTVDGTLWNDLPFLVGDMTDFWVNHGASMSGTHRLNFATFLAKLASTRVAKDRLCQVALLVFRTLFESPQALRTGEESDEEDLNRGTKQLEVFHLLPAAVAWLKIASHNLLLLSEVYWNDCPSHISKGGEEFLESELGQRSPAGFSPWRYMFWLKRLHEIQEEAKEANEKALEELATDGIQYMINTIKQRNAEVLRVYKNGGDALHQDKHLSCLKPLARVEEPES; translated from the coding sequence ATGGACCACCTCTGTGATTCTCTGCTGAGCTCTCTGCCTAGAGACACACCTTCTACCGCAACGATCGACCATGCTCGCAGAGATCAGGAAGGTACACGCCAGTCTGTCGCTCGGGGTGAATTCAAAGAGGTTCGAGACATGGCCTTCAGTAACCGGACCTGGGTCGTTACCAGCCGATACTGCGATATTGGAGATGGTGTAGACTCCCTTGAAGGCCACATTCATTCCCTGTGGTATATGTACTACGAGCTTGGCCGAAAAATCTCCTCCGAATCACCTGAACATGAGGGAATAGTCCTCGATATCCTCCGCATTCAAGGAATGGGGCCGTTGACTAGACCTGCACGCGGAGTCTATGGAATTGATATCGCAAGAACCGTCGACGGTACACTGTGGAACGATCTCCCCTTCTTGGTTGGCGATATGACCGATTTCTGGGTCAATCACGGTGCTTCTATGTCGGGAACACACCGTCTCAACTTTGCAACATTCCTGGCTAAACTTGCATCCACTCGCGTCGCTAAGGATAGGCTGTGCCAAGTTGCTCTTCTGGTCTTCCGTACTCTCTTTGAAAGCCCTCAAGCACTTCGCACTGGGGAAGAGTCAGACGAGGAAGACCTCAACCGAGGTACCAAGCAGCTTGAGGTCTTTCATCTGTTACCAGCTGCTGTTGCTTGGCTGAAAATAGCAAGCCACAACCTCCTTTTGCTATCAGAAGTGTATTGGAACGACTGCCCTAGCCACATCAGCAAGGGTGGTGAGGAGTTCCTCGAATCGGAGCTCGGACAGCGATCACCTGCTGGATTCTCGCCATGGAGATACATGTTCTGGCTGAAGCGACTTCATGAGATTCAGGAAGAAGCTAAGGAGGCCAATGAGAAAGCCCTGGAGGAGCTTGCCACTGATGGCATCCAGTATATGATCAACACAATCAAGCAAAGGAATGCTGAGGTCCTCAGGGTTTACAAGAATGGTGGCGATGCCCTGCATCAGGATAAGCATCTTTCGTGCCTAAAGCCCCTTGCACGCGTTGAGGAGCCAGAGTCGTAA
- a CDS encoding cytochrome P450 (COG:Q;~EggNog:ENOG410PW4I;~InterPro:IPR001128,IPR017972,IPR002401,IPR036396;~PFAM:PF00067;~TransMembrane:1 (o6-28i);~go_function: GO:0005506 - iron ion binding [Evidence IEA];~go_function: GO:0016705 - oxidoreductase activity, acting on paired donors, with incorporation or reduction of molecular oxygen [Evidence IEA];~go_function: GO:0020037 - heme binding [Evidence IEA];~go_process: GO:0055114 - oxidation-reduction process [Evidence IEA]): MLGPIVFTGSAVAALVYIFILPVILYFYDPKGLRKYANYSSLSGLTDLRHCYLSACGYRSKALYEAHKETKTPILRTGPNTLSFGDIRAIHDIYGHGTKCIKDLSYTLQGGSHTHLFDVVDKVDHSRKRKRFAAAFAIKNLERWEFKVAETTQRLLNGMDAHCTKPLKRGQIISEPEDVNFDFGEWVYFFTIEAINNIALSSKMDLMDKGSDVVTAQKKDGTLYKARYREAQNNMALAGSVFVWDYKHFPLISKLSKLSPKWRDVWKKGEPWGDIVYHQAATRLQRYMAGEKLDDFFGSLMEDKQGNPNNLEWGEIVAEVGAIINAGADTTSIALTNVLELLLHNPQHLHTLRQEIDKALDEDEVLAPYDKVKNLPFLRACLDEGLRISPPTSAGLPRRTPPEGAQILGQWIPGNTSVSMTIYATHRDPEIFPDPEEYRPERWMDPEARKRMEPYFIPFSAGARACLGRNITYLEQMVLLASIVHRYEFALKSPGFKLIRREAANLLVGELPIKIWRREMEPEV, encoded by the coding sequence ATGCTAGGCCCCATTGTATTCACAGGCTCAGCTGTTGCAGCCCTTGTCtacatcttcatcctccctGTGATCCTCTACTTCTACGACCCCAAAGGCCTCCGCAAATACGCCAACTACTCCTCTCTTTCTGGCCTCACGGACCTCCGCCATTGTTACCTCAGCGCCTGCGGCTACCGCTCCAAGGCCCTCTATGAAGCACACAAGGAGACAAAAACACCTATACTCCGCACAGGACCTAATACTCTCTCGTTTGGGGACATCCGCGCTATTCATGATATCTACGGACACGGCACGAAATGCATTAAGGACCTCAGCTATACCCTTCAGGGTGGTTCGCATACACATTTGTTCGACGTAGTGGATAAGGTGGACCATTCACGCAAGCGAAAGAGATTTGCTGCAGCGTTTGCGATTAAGAACCTAGAACGCTGGGAGTTCAAGGTCGCTGAGACGACGCAGCGGTTGTTGAATGGGATGGATGCGCATTGTACGAAGCCGCTGAAGCGGGGGCAAATCATTTCGGAGCCCGAGGATGTGAACTTTGATTTCGGAGAGTGGGTCTATTTCTTCACGATTGAAGCGATTAATAACATTGCGTTGTCATCGAAGATGGATCTCATGGATAAGGGGTCGGATGTTGTCACGGCGCAGAAGAAGGATGGCACGCTGTATAAAGCGCGATACCGCGAGGCGCAAAATAATATGGCGCTTGCGGGGTCGGTGTTTGTGTGGGATTACAAGCACTTTCCTTTGATTTCGAAGCTTTCAAAATTAAGTCCCAAGTGGCGTGATGTATGGAAAAAGGGAGAGCCCTGGGGTGATATCGTATACCACCAAGCCGCCACGCGACTGCAGCGGTACATGGCTGGTGAGAAACTGGACGATTTCTTTGGATCTTTGATGGAGGATAAACAGGGGAACCCTAATAACCTCGAATGGGGTGAAATTGTCGCAGAAGTCGGCGCCATCATCAACGCCGGCGCCGATACCACCTCCATTGCCTTGACGAACGTCCTGGAACTCCTCCTCCACAATCCACAACACCTGCACACGCTACGGCAAGAGATTGATAAGGCCCTCGACGAAGATGAGGTCCTCGCCCCATATGACAAAGTTAAGAACCTCCCCTTTCTCCGCGCCTGTCTCGATGAGGGCCTCCGCATTTCCCCTCCCACATCGGCCGGCTTACCCCGACGCACACCACCGGAGGGCGCCCAGATTCTAGGTCAATGGATTCCAGGCAACACGAGTGTCTCAATGACCATCTACGCAACACACAGGGATCCTGAAATATTCCCAGACCCTGAAGAGTATAGACCAGAGAGGTGGATGGATCCAGAGGCGAGAAAGCGGATGGAGCCGTATTTCATCCCATTTTCTGCGGGGGCTCGTGCCTGTTTGGGTAGGAATATTACTTACCTGGAGCAAATGGTTTTGCTGGCTTCGATTGTGCATCGATATGAGTTTGCATTAAAGTCGCCGGGCTTTAAGCTTATTCGGAGGGAAGCGGCTAACTTACTTGTCGGGGAGTTGCCAATTAAGATCTGGAGAAGGGAGATGGAGCCAGAGGTATAA
- a CDS encoding ankyrin repeat domain-containing protein (COG:M;~EggNog:ENOG410PRDD;~InterPro:IPR002110,IPR036770,IPR020683;~PFAM:PF12796,PF13857,PF13637,PF13606;~go_function: GO:0005515 - protein binding [Evidence IEA]) has translation MTFTNSLGYEMEVSANHGDLTRLQAQLSQWESQNTDNSIPLEERLGFKLSPPEIEEVHRALDLPFPPGPYREPEKIDPIYFMLNRLMIQAAKKDQVNVIQYLLEERRWAVSRIAVRRAMATYSFAVLELFQEFGWDINEPVSAYQCSILRKVVNSEPRVRWCLIHGADPNSQNIGKNIDVLSHAGEYAFIPVLELLAAHGGDFRRSNALHCAAHGRVGYSTEEERIEVLAWLLEKTGIDINQRKHEFSSMDSWRRDTMETALHCAVMSNALGCVRFLLEKGIDAGLRDFQGKTARDLAVENGYHEAVKILDGQ, from the exons ATGACGTTTACCAACTCTCTCGGGTACGAAATGGAAGTCAGCGCCAATCATGGCGACCTTACGCGTCTCCAAGCCCAACTTTCCCAATGGGAATCGCAAAACACAGATAACAGCATTCCCCTTGAAGAGCGTCTAGGCTTCAAGTTATCGCCACCAGAAATAGAGGAGGTGCATCGGGCGCTGGACCTTCCATTCCCCCCCGGTCCGTACCGGGAGCCGGAGAAAATTGACCCCATCTACTTCATGCTCAATCGGCTGATGATCCAGGCTGCGAAGAAGGATCAGGTAAATGTTATTCAGTATTTACTTGAGGAACGGCGGTGGGCAGTCTCGAGGATTGCTGTGCGGAGGGCGATGGCGACGTATTCATTTGCTGTGTTGGAGCTTTTTCAGGAGTTTGGATGGGATATCAATGAGCCGGTGTCAGCGTATCAGTGTTCAATATTAAG GAAGGTTGTCAACAGCGAACCCCGCGTTCGGTGGTGCCTCATCCACGGCGCAGACCCCAACTCTCAAAACATTGGAAAAAACATTGACGTGCTCAGCCATGCTGGTGAATATGCCTTCATCCCAGTACTAGAGCTCCTAGCTGCACACGGTGGTGACTTCCGCCGTAGCAACGCTTTACATTGCGCCGCACATGGTCGCGTAGGCTACAGCACGGAGGAGGAGCGCATTGAGGTCCTGGCATGGCTGCTGGAGAAAACCGGGATTGATATAAACCAACGGAAACACGAGTTCTCGAGCATGGATTCGTGGAGAAGGGATACGATGGAGACAGCGCTACATTGCGCGGTTATGTCCAATGCACTTGGCTGTGTGCGGTTTCTGTTGGAGAAGGGGATTGACGCTGGATTGAGAGATTTTCAGGGTAAGACTGCGAGGGATCTGGCGGTGGAAAATGGGTACCATGAGGCTGTGAAGATTTTGGATGGGCAGTAA
- a CDS encoding putative cyclin-like protein (Clg1) (COG:S;~EggNog:ENOG410PPQ6;~InterPro:IPR013922;~PFAM:PF08613;~TransMembrane:1 (o202-225i);~go_function: GO:0019901 - protein kinase binding [Evidence IEA];~go_process: GO:0000079 - regulation of cyclin-dependent protein serine/threonine kinase activity [Evidence IEA]), translating into MPSFFVPGLQGLPPTPHILGGAGMENEPPFYVVGQSAFPPRYSQNGCEFIEQYSQSTGYAKTGPMNLHAQSAHPRDLASATAAAHPALAPQFSQPMFGPMATTNVLPPIQNNVQLPPMENAISQPYGRQDMMMPSDRQRKEEKPTGGVAAHLDYEMDQMSDFVAEMAQGMYDLYITKINLSDIDFARSVCPGTSVPPQFRKYVYQILSSTRLPSSTILLGLYYLACRMRMLSAKKVYAAGSGQVYRMLTVALLLGSKFLDDNTFQNKSWAEVSNIPVAELNSLELDWLFAFEWKIHDRIHDKQDGFNSWLLHWKTWRAKAAVRAQESRTVLAPIDTNITRGPMISHSSSRSSNSNKQPLMSPEGPIPPQYQRCSPLENSWLNPTASEYSPPSAPQSGPTTPDYYSVNPWAYTNAPYSRSWMPPQQSYLPSTSRSQVPSYHHTPSYALPFAQSVWTGHGSSCGCMYCAKQMDHYMFSNAFGAMQPIMA; encoded by the coding sequence ATGCCGTCGTTCTTCGTCCCAGGCCTCCAGGGCCTGCCTCCTACTCCTCACATCCTCGGTGGTGCTGGAATGGAAAATGAACCTCCTTTCTACGTGGTCGGACAGTCTGCGTTCCCTCCCCGTTACTCTCAGAACGGTTGTGAGTTCATCGAACAGTACTCTCAGTCAACCGGTTATGCGAAAACCGGCCCGATGAACCTGCACGCGCAGTCTGCCCACCCCAGAGATCTGGCCTCCGCCACTGCCGCTGCCCATCCTGCGCTGGCTCCCCAGTTCTCCCAGCCCATGTTTGGTCCGATGGCCACCACCAACGTGCTGCCCCCCATCCAGAACAACGTTCAGCTCCCGCCGATGGAGAACGCGATATCGCAGCCGTACGGCCGACAAGACATGATGATGCCCTCGGACCGACAGCGAAAGGAGGAAAAGCCCACCGGAGGTGTCGCCGCCCATTTGGACTACGAGATGGACCAGATGTCCGACTTTGTGGCTGAGATGGCTCAGGGAATGTATGATTTGTACATCACCAAGATCAACCTATCTGATATTGACTTCGCTCGAAGCGTCTGCCCAGGAACGTCAGTCCCGCCTCAATTTCGGAAATACGTCTATCAGATCTTGTCCTCCACCCGTCTTCCCAGCTCCACCATCCTCCTAGGCCTTTACTATTTGGCCTGCAGGATGCGCATGCTTTCTGCTAAGAAGGTCTATGCGGCCGGCAGTGGCCAAGTATATCGCATGCTTACTGTTGCGCTCTTGCTGGGAAGCAAGTTCTTGGATGACAACACCTTCCAGAACAAATCGTGGGCCGAGGTGAGCAACATCCCCGTGGCGGAGCTGAACTCTTTGGAACTCGACTGGCTCTTCGCGTTCGAGTGGAAAATTCATGACCGGATCCACGACAAGCAAGATGGATTCAACTCGTGGCTTTTGCATTGGAAGACATGGCGTGCCAAGGCAGCCGTTCGCGCTCAGGAATCGCGTACCGTTCTGGCACCAATTGACACCAACATCACTCGCGGCCCCATGATCAgccacagcagcagccggagcagcaacagcaacaagcaGCCTCTTATGTCTCCCGAAGGTCCGATTCCCCCGCAGTACCAGCGCTGCTCGCCTCTTGAGAACTCATGGCTCAACCCGACGGCATCGGAGTATTCGCCGCCATCTGCTCCTCAGAGTGGCCCTACTACGCCCGATTACTACTCCGTCAACCCCTGGGCATACACGAATGCTCCGTACTCGCGCTCGTGGATGCCTCCCCAACAATCATATCTGCCATCGACATCGCGATCGCAAGTCCCGTCCTATCACCACACGCCTTCCTACGCTTTGCCGTTCGCTCAGAGCGTATGGACAGGACACGGTTCGTCCTGCGGTTGCATGTACTGTGCCAAACAAATGGATCACTACATGTTCTCCAACGCGTTTGGCGCAATGCAGCCGATCATGGCTTAA